A window of Macrotis lagotis isolate mMagLag1 chromosome X, bilby.v1.9.chrom.fasta, whole genome shotgun sequence contains these coding sequences:
- the LOC141502615 gene encoding UDP-N-acetylglucosamine transferase subunit ALG13-like isoform X1 has protein sequence MKSVFVTVGTTSFDELVTCVSSKAALQLFKSLGYRKLVLQIGRGREVPEAFISRTFSLHVYNYKDSLKEDIKRSDLIISHAGAGSCLEALEEGKPLVVVVNDKLMDNHQVELARQLHKEGYLFYCTCSTLLELLKSMDLSSLKHFVPGKPELFSEFLDKVVGFTQ, from the exons ATGAAGTCCGTCTTCGTTACTGTGGGTACCACCAGCTTCGACGAGCTCGTAACCTGTGTGTCTTCCAAGGCTGCCCTCCAG ctatTCAAGAGCCTTGGTTATCGAAAACTCGTTCTCCAGATTGGAAGAGGTAGAGAGGTACCAGAGGCCTTCATTTCGAGAACTTTTTCTTTGCATGTTTACAATTACAAGGATTCTTTGAAAGAAGATATTAAGAGATCAGATCTTATCATTAGTCATGCAG gtgcAGGGAGCTGCTTAGAGGCCCTGGAAGAAGGGAAGCCCTTGGTGGTGGTCGTAAATGACAAACTGATGGACAATCACCAGGTAGAGCTAGCCAGACAGCTGCACAAAGAAGGGTATCTTTTCTACTGCACATGCAG caCCCTTCTTGAGCTGTTAAAATCAATGGACTTATCATCATTGAAACATTTTGTTCCTGGCAAGCCAGAATTGTTCTCTGAATTTTTGGATAAAGTTGTGGGATTTACACAATGA
- the LOC141502615 gene encoding UDP-N-acetylglucosamine transferase subunit ALG13-like isoform X2: MDNHQVELARQLHKEGYLFYCTCSTLLELLKSMDLSSLKHFVPGKPELFSEFLDKVVGFTQ, encoded by the exons ATGGACAATCACCAGGTAGAGCTAGCCAGACAGCTGCACAAAGAAGGGTATCTTTTCTACTGCACATGCAG caCCCTTCTTGAGCTGTTAAAATCAATGGACTTATCATCATTGAAACATTTTGTTCCTGGCAAGCCAGAATTGTTCTCTGAATTTTTGGATAAAGTTGTGGGATTTACACAATGA
- the SERTM2 gene encoding serine-rich and transmembrane domain-containing 2 encodes MTEVYFRHHGNLTGRAHFPTLATEVDTTADKYSNLYMYVGLFLSLLAILLILLFTMLLRLKHVISPITTESTSNSPQFTDVEMQSRIPTP; translated from the coding sequence ATGACTGAGGTCTATTTTCGTCACCATGGAAACCTCACTGGCAGGGCCCACTTTCCCACACTGGCAACAGAGGTCGACACCACAGCCGATAAGTATTCCAACCTTTACATGTATGTCGGCTTGTTTCTGAGCCTGCTGGCTATTTTGCTCATCCTGCTCTTTACCATGCTTCTGCGTCTTAAACATGTCATCTCTCCCATCACCACCGAGAGTACCAGCAACAGCCCCCAGTTCACTGATGTTGAGATGCAGAGTCGGATCCCCACCCCTTAA